One window of Helicoverpa zea isolate HzStark_Cry1AcR chromosome 12, ilHelZeax1.1, whole genome shotgun sequence genomic DNA carries:
- the LOC124635159 gene encoding insulin-related peptide 1-like, translating into MLKLLVVVSLVLASARSQAAGGRAVLCGRQLSEAIATLCWPELDKRGWWPPAHHVLAGVRGKRGPVDECCLKSCSIDELMGYC; encoded by the coding sequence ATGTTGAAGCTGCTGGTAGTAGTATCGCTGGTGCTGGCGAGCGCGCGCTCGCAGGCGGCGGGCGGGCGCGCCGTGCTGTGCGGCCGGCAGCTGTCGGAAGCGATCGCGACGCTGTGCTGGCCCGAGCTGGACAAGCGCGGCTGGTGGCCGCCGGCGCACCACGTGCTGGCTGGCGTGCGCGGCAAGCGCGGCCCGGTGGACGAGTGCTGCCTCAAGTCCTGCTCTATTGATGAACTTATGGGATATTGCTAG
- the LOC124635160 gene encoding insulin-related peptide 1-like, producing MLKLLVVVSLVLVSARSQAAGGRAVLCGRQLSEAIATLCWPELDKRGWWPPAHHVLAGVRGKRGPVDECCLKACSIDEIMGYC from the coding sequence ATGTTGAAGCTGCTGGTAGTAGTATCGCTGGTGCTGGTGAGCGCGCGCTCGCAGGCGGCGGGCGGGCGCGCCGTGCTGTGCGGCCGGCAGCTGTCGGAAGCGATCGCGACGCTGTGCTGGCCCGAGCTGGACAAGCGCGGTTGGTGGCCACCGGCGCACCACGTGCTGGCTGGCGTGCGCGGCAAGCGCGGCCCGGTGGACGAGTGCTGCCTCAAGGCCTGCTCTATTGATGAAATTATGGGCTATTGCTAG